The DNA sequence aaaaaaaaaagttacaacatACAGCTTTGGcttatataaataattcatagCAGAATGTGTTCAAAAGtagtgaatataattttatatatagtcATCAATTCATAAGGgtgttttctttcatataaaatatacatgagcTAAAATCAGTTTCTTTAAGATATGAATGTAAAAAGAAACTTCTGACATAGTCCAATTATaacttaatatattaatttattttgttaatgctCTATATTTCTAGACTAGTATTTTCTGAATATCTCATGCGTGttttctactctctctcttttttattagcTAAAGATCACTTCTTTGACCCAATACATTTTTTGCACGTGCAAAACAGTTATGTgtggggcttttttgttttgttttaaaatatcaacagCCCTTCCCATGCACCCCTCTGCAACAGAGACCCATGCCAGGCTGGGTAATtaatataaatgacattttatgtaCAGTATTGCTTTCTTGGTTCCTGCTTTTCTACTGCTCTGTTCTACAAAGCATTTTTCTTAAGTAACTACAGTCATTGCACAGTTAAATAAAACAAGTAGGGGCCCTCTAGGTTTCTGCAAGCTAGTGTGGGAGAATTATATATGGGTACACGTTTTTCTGCAAAAACTGGTTATCTTATGAAACAAGTAGTCCAAGGAAGTGCCAGACTAGAATCTGCCTACAGGGCGCTTTGTTTGCCACGGGACGTACATCTGCAGATCTACGAGGCAGGTAAGTGCCCGATTCTGTATGtaacacacacccacatacacacacacactcacacccacatacatatatatatataaagggatatatatgtatgtatgtacatataaatatagtTAACTCATGTCCTTATTTACTGATGTAGATATGTAGGGCAGTTCGCTGCGGGATCACGAAGTACAAACACCAGCCCGGGAGCCTTAGGTCACCCATGCGTCCATCCTCATTCGCTTGACGGAAGGGCTTTCTCTGCCCTCCGTGGTGGGGGGTCGGCCAAGCACGATTGGAGAATGGAAGTCGCCCCGTGGATCCTCCCGGTCACTCCCATCATAGGAGCTGCTCGAGCTGCTCAGACTGTCCACAGGGGAGCGCCCCATTTCctgccggggcggggggggcggggggggttgtggaggcggcggcggctgctgcggcggtggcggctgctgctgctgctggaagcCTGACGGGGTCATTCGATCCCGGGGAGGTGAAATTGGTTCTGACTTAATGTTGATGTTTTGGTTGGTATTAATGGATAAATTCGAACCCTGAGATAACTGCCCTCCAGCACTGAAGGAAAGACAAGATGTTAGAGGGTTGGTGAGTACATCTGTGTGACCGGAGTGATACTGCAGCCTCCACCCAACAGAGCCTGTCC is a window from the Mustela nigripes isolate SB6536 unplaced genomic scaffold, MUSNIG.SB6536 HiC_scaffold_1290, whole genome shotgun sequence genome containing:
- the LOC132008813 gene encoding myocyte-specific enhancer factor 2A, with protein sequence NTQRISSSQATQPLATPVVSVTTPSLPPQGLVYSAMPTAYNTDYSLTSADLSALQGFNSPGMLSLGQVSAWQQHHLGQAALSSLVAGGQLSQGSNLSINTNQNINIKSEPISPPRDRMTPSGFQQQQQPPPPQQPPPPPQPPPPPPPRQEMGRSPVDSLSSSSSSYDGSDREDPRGDFHSPIVLGRPPTTEGRESPSVKRMRMDAWVT